A stretch of Dysidea avara chromosome 5, odDysAvar1.4, whole genome shotgun sequence DNA encodes these proteins:
- the LOC136255758 gene encoding 4-galactosyl-N-acetylglucosaminide 3-alpha-L-fucosyltransferase 9-like: MAMVRDPKSCLSGNDESLRSMTDFKLFNNNELTVTPTLRRTDLTRMSKDEHSRRSNRGMISSIIGESIEELCSGSTGGRVHGGNLLCANHSSLIVFSRMKPRVVWQLHSHKEEAEKCVLPNNAICFLTDDYSYYKTADVLLARDCSNLCNQPAHPNQLILRYNHEPPRYEGEVCRQPSPDYMRVSYTLSSTIPYPYMCWPDTQHPLLNALKLDPPSGRHGVVMFISDPEHRRRKYLTVLMKYIHINSYGDVLHNTEMPSSRRRGSDDFISAKLDLIKEKGYKFLIAFENSIFPEYVTEKIWHAYLSQTIPIYYGTSDVYDQVPGANTFIDATKFDGPRQLAEYIKKIEQDDSLYKSFFNFDINQTLRFQKNCPQESLGCAMCKHLYQIKQEQCNFI; encoded by the exons ATGGCCATGGTCCGTGATCCAAAATCGTGTTTATCAGG AAACGATGAGAGCCTAAGATCGATGACCGATTTTAAACTGTTTAACAATAATGAACTTACGGTGACTCCGACTCTGAGAAGAACTGATTTGACCAGGATGTCTAAAGATGAACATAGTAGACGTAGTAATCGAGGTATGATAAGTAGTATTATCGGCGAGTCAATAGAAGAGTTGTGTTCTGGTAGCACTGGTGGAAGAGTACATGGTGGTAATCTTTTGTGCGCAAACCATAGTAGTCTCATTGTGTTTTCAAGAATGAAACCCCGTGTAGTGTGGCAGCTACATAGTCACAAAGAGGAGGCAGAGAAATGTGTACTCCCAAATAATGCCATCTGTTTTCTTACTGATGACTATTCATACTACAAAACTGCTGATGTTCTGTTGGCTCGTGACTGCAGTAATTTGTGTAATCAACCTGCACATCCAAATCAGTTAATTCTCCGATACAATCATGAACCACCTCGTTATGAAGGTGAGGTATGTCGACAGCCATCACCAGATTACATGAGAGTCAGTTACACACTATCTAGCACTATCCCTTATCCATACATGTGTTGGCCAGACACTCAACATCCTTTACTAAATGCGTTGAAGCTTGATCCACCTTCTGGTAGACATGGTGTTGTGATGTTTATTAGTGATCCTGAACATCGGAGAAGAAAGTACTTGACAGTATTAATGAAATATATTCACATTAATTCATATGGTGATGTTCTACATAACACTGAGATGCCTTCATCAAGGAGGAGAGGTTCAGATGACTTTATATCAGCTAAACTGGATTTGATTAAAGAAAAGGGCTACAAGTTTTTAATTGCATTTGAAAACTCAATATTTCCTGAGTATGTTACTGAGAAAATCTGGCATGCTTACTTATCACAAACTATTCCTATTTATTATGGCACTTCAGATGTGTATGATCAGGTACCTGGTGCTAATACTTTTATTGATGCTACAAAGTTTGATGGACCCCGGCAGCTAGCAGAATATATTAAAAAGATAGAGCAGGATGATTCATTATATAAATCATTCTTCAATTTTGACATTAACCAAActttgaggtttcaaaaaaacTGTCCACAAGAATCATTGGGATGTGCCATGTGTAAACATTTATATCAAATAAAACAGGAACAATGTAATTTTATTTGA
- the LOC136256449 gene encoding uncharacterized protein, translating to MEEDVLCVPAVEDAVNNLTSAEAHNYFSKAISGKLQISVDPPVQPKGGSLYIYNLGPDSDKWEQEKKKLRCDQYRWVHVGSYSVKHGGCEFKKKSSTIDLDSVDKKGDNRFRRFEFWGIGQHFMLHYVGDDTLYQGFSHRNSKNNSKSFVRSAPHVKDKILQKDSMKPHQTVYQELVNESSGGPRHAVLTPRDQNQVRNFRKEVDRHTRLSHDAMFNTYHLCHQLKFNNRKGEPLDFIRKFSVHPNVIVQMIGQPIIEELETALKLSTEPVTLHYDTVFNMGDFYLSTLIFKHTMFKNSPVLPFGFLVHTRRYQVDHMQFMEAIRQLSPILASKRIIIVSDREFNFSSVFPLAQQVYCWNHLEQDLHYYLKQKANCNAGEISYFANVLKELMQQTTETEFDNCWDEFKMEGPFQSKALVRNYFEKNLLPIFKETSSIWVLKSAGVVNPHNGITNNASESMNAVLHRLQNWKQVPLDIICYSLFQMCCYYHREIVRGSHQCGSWQLKDEFLFCQRDPSLMPILPKVVNSDEIVARAKGDIYCQLNNGNETSSTETGYENRNAADVTTNRPPNSQLGLAYQAIQNKQVSLVNSGCWMVMGTDGTTQYVTGPAIIGHVGT from the exons ATGGAGGAAGATGTGCTATGTGTTCCTGCAGTAGAAGACGCTGTCAATAACTTGACATCTGCGGAGGCGCATAATTACTTCTCGAAAGCTATCAGTGGAAAGCTACAGATTAGTGTAGATCCTCCTGTTCAGCCAAAAGGCGGCAGCTTGTATATCTACAACCTCGGGCCTGATTCGGACAAATGGGAACAAGAGAAGAAAAAGCTAAG GTGCGATCAATACAGATGGGTACATGTAGGATCTTACAGTGTCAAACATGGAGGATGTGAATTCAAGAAAAAAAGTAGTACCATTGATCTTGATTCTGTGGATAAAAAGGGTGATAACCGATTCAGAAGATTTGAGTTCTGGGGTATTGGGCAACATTTTATGCTACACTACGTTGGGGATGACACCTTATATCAAGGATTTAGCCATCGGAACAGTAAGAATAATTCCAAGTCTTTTGTGAGATCAGCACCACATGTGAAGGATAAG ATATTACAGAAAGATTCAATGAAGCCACATCAAACTGTTTATCAAGAATTAGTCAATGAAAGCAGCGGTGGACCTCGACATGCAGTGCTCACACCTAGAGATCAAAATCAAGTTAGAAATTTTCGTAAGGAAGTGGATAGACATACCAGACTATCCCATGACGCAATGTTTAACACGTACCACTTGTGTCATCAACTAAAGTTTAACAATCGAAAAGGTGAACCCCTTGATTTCATACGAAAATTCTCTGTGCACCCTAATGTAATTGTCCAAATGATTGGACAGCCAATAATCGAAGAGCTAGAAACTGCTTTGAAATTATCCACAGAACCTGTGACGCTTCATTATGACACTGTGTTTAATATGGGTGATTTCTACTTGTCGACCCTTATCTTCAAACACACAATGTTTAAAAACTCTCCTGTTCTGCCATTCGGATTTCTAGTCCATACCAGACGCTACCAAGTAGACCATATGCAGTTCATGGAAGCAATTCGTCAGTTGTCTCCAATTTTAGCTTCAAAAAGGATAATAATTGTATCAGACAGAGAATTCAATTTCTCATCAGTGTTCCCACTAGCCCAACAAGTTTATTGCTGGAACCACCTAGAACAAGATCTTCACTATTACCTCAAACAAAAAGCCAATTGTAATGCTGGTGAAATAAGCTACTTTGCTAATGTACTGAAGGAATTGATGCAACAAACCACAGAAACAGAATTTGATAATTGTTGGGATGAATTTAAAATGGAAGGTCCTTTTCAATCCAAAGCATTAGTTCGTAACTATTTTGAGAAAAATCTGCTGCCCATTTTCAAAGAGACTTCGTCAATATGGGTACTAAAATCTGCTGGTGTAGTGAACCCACACAATGGAATTACCAATAATGCATCAGAATCCATGAATGCTGTGCTGCACAGACTTCAGAACTGGAAGCAAGTGCCACTTGATATTATTTGTTACTCATTATTTCAAATGTGCTGTTATTATCACCGGGAAATTGTGCGAGGTTCACATCAATGTGGTTCGTGGCAACTGAAAGACGAGTTTTTGTTTTGTCAACGAGATCCCTCGTTGATGCCTATTTTACCGAAAGTGGTTAACTCAGATGAGATTGTAGCTAGAGCTAAGGGTGACATTTATTGTCAATTGAATAATGGCAATGAAACCAGTTCTACAGAGACCGGATATGAGAATAGAAATGCTGCTGATGTGACAACTAACAGACCACCAAATAGCCAACTTGGACTAGCTTATCAAGCTATACAGAATAAGCAAGTTTCATTAGTAAATTCTGGCTGTTGGATGGTTATGGGCACAGATGGTActacacaatatgtgaccgggcctgcgataatagggcatgtgggcacatga